One genomic region from Spiroplasma endosymbiont of Polydrusus cervinus encodes:
- a CDS encoding transposase family protein, whose protein sequence is MARKGQKFNKYTAYFRKMIVQEVKNNSISFIAKKYQINKKTVASWYENFKKGILNTNKGPKESFEKRDLNYYKVRYELLKKLHDFYN, encoded by the coding sequence ATGGCAAGAAAAGGACAAAAATTTAATAAATATACAGCATATTTTCGAAAAATGATAGTACAAGAGGTTAAAAATAATAGTATAAGTTTTATTGCAAAAAAATATCAAATTAATAAAAAAACTGTTGCTTCATGGTATGAAAATTTTAAGAAAGGAATTTTAAACACCAATAAAGGTCCAAAAGAATCATTTGAAAAAAGAGATTTAAACTATTACAAAGTTAGGTATGAATTACTAAAAAAGCTTCATGACTTTTACAATTAA
- a CDS encoding transposase family protein, whose protein sequence is MARKGQKFNKYTAYFRKMIVQEVKNNSISFIAKKYQINKKTVASWYENFKKGILNTNKGPKESFEKRDLNYYKVRYELLKKLHDFYN, encoded by the coding sequence ATGGCAAGAAAAGGACAAAAATTTAATAAATATACGGCATATTTTCGAAAAATGATAGTACAAGAGGTTAAAAATAATAGTATAAGTTTTATTGCAAAAAAATATCAAATTAATAAAAAAACTGTTGCTTCATGGTATGAAAATTTTAAGAAAGGAATTTTAAACACCAATAAAGGTCCAAAAGAATCATTTGAAAAAAGAGATTTAAACTATTACAAAGTTAGGTATGAATTACTAAAAAAGCTTCATGACTTTTACAATTAA
- a CDS encoding co-chaperone GroES family protein: protein MIKPVGKNIVLEKEEKQETFINGIYLQEDEKSKSHIGKIIAISTEISKDGTFEGKMNSKVLYREYAGTEIECNNKKLVVIPADDILGVIEE, encoded by the coding sequence ATGATCAAACCAGTAGGCAAAAATATTGTCTTAGAAAAAGAAGAAAAACAAGAAACATTTATTAATGGAATTTATTTACAAGAAGATGAGAAAAGTAAAAGTCATATTGGGAAAATAATTGCAATTAGTACCGAAATTAGTAAAGATGGAACATTTGAAGGCAAGATGAACAGTAAAGTTCTTTATCGTGAATATGCCGGAACTGAAATTGAATGCAATAATAAAAAATTAGTTGTAATTCCAGCAGATGATATCTTAGGTGTCATTGAAGAATAG
- a CDS encoding lipoprotein has protein sequence MKKLLSILGAIGLRATSTTSLISCEKPNNSENGE, from the coding sequence GTGAAAAAATTGTTAAGTATTTTAGGAGCAATCGGATTAAGAGCAACAAGTACAACATCATTAATTAGTTGCGAAAAACCAAATAATAGTGAAAACGGCGAGTAA
- a CDS encoding DDE-type integrase/transposase/recombinase, with protein sequence MKENNIQAEYVKRMRRKILIKQNRNKNIIKYPDLVNRNFNDIKERFSILFTDVTYLIWNGKKHYQSTILDGYTKEIIDVKWSKFNNNKLVLDNLNDAINKIKKIKKDLNKIIIHSDHRHQYTSKDYNSKCLDNKIIISMGKNYHCADNIIIESFHSLLKKGTIHNKNYKSHNEYINDVKKWNKWYSNQKEKYIINESL encoded by the coding sequence ATGAAAGAAAATAATATTCAAGCTGAATATGTAAAGCGTATGCGTAGAAAAATATTAATAAAACAAAATAGAAATAAAAATATAATTAAATATCCTGATTTAGTAAATCGTAATTTTAATGATATTAAAGAAAGATTTTCAATTTTATTTACTGATGTAACTTATTTAATTTGAAATGGTAAAAAACATTATCAATCAACAATACTTGATGGATATACTAAAGAAATTATTGATGTAAAATGATCAAAATTTAATAATAACAAACTTGTACTTGATAATTTAAATGATGCAATTAATAAAATTAAAAAAATAAAAAAAGATTTAAATAAAATAATAATTCATTCAGATCACAGACATCAATATACATCTAAAGATTACAATAGTAAATGTTTAGATAACAAAATTATAATTTCAATGGGTAAAAATTATCATTGTGCAGACAACATTATTATTGAAAGTTTTCATTCATTACTTAAAAAAGGAACAATCCATAATAAAAATTATAAATCTCATAATGAATATATTAATGATGTTAAAAAATGAAATAAATGATATTCAAACCAAAAAGAAAAATATATAATAAATGAAAGTTTGTAA
- the greA gene encoding transcription elongation factor GreA, whose product MNEEILLTKEGIKDLQEELDNLINVVRPKVIEELKEARAQGDLSENADYDAARNRQAEVEGRIKEIESLLTKAKEIKEVKSKTGIIKLGSTIFFTNLLINKKYELKIVGVVEANPFENTISNESPIAKAIIGKKVGDLVEIKGIQEPYKVKILTVE is encoded by the coding sequence ATGAATGAAGAAATTTTGTTAACTAAAGAGGGAATTAAAGACTTACAAGAAGAATTAGATAATTTAATTAATGTTGTCCGTCCGAAAGTTATTGAAGAATTAAAAGAAGCTCGTGCCCAAGGAGATTTATCAGAAAATGCTGATTATGACGCAGCGCGTAATCGTCAAGCGGAAGTTGAAGGGCGAATTAAAGAAATTGAATCATTATTAACAAAAGCAAAAGAAATTAAAGAAGTTAAATCAAAAACAGGAATTATTAAATTAGGAAGTACCATATTTTTTACTAATTTATTAATTAATAAAAAATATGAACTTAAAATTGTTGGGGTGGTTGAAGCAAATCCTTTTGAAAATACAATTTCAAATGAATCACCAATTGCGAAAGCAATTATTGGAAAAAAAGTTGGTGATTTAGTTGAAATCAAAGGAATTCAAGAACCATATAAGGTTAAGATTCTAACTGTTGAGTAA
- a CDS encoding DDE-type integrase/transposase/recombinase — MKENNIQAEYVKRMRRKILIKQNRNKNIIKYPDLVNRNFNDIKERFSILFTDVTYLIWNGKKHYQSTILDGYTKEIIDVKWSKFNNNKLVLDNLNDAINKIKKIKKYLNKIIIHSDHRYQYTSKDYNSKCLDNKIIISMGKNYHCADNIIIESFHSLLKKGTIHNKNYKSHNEYINDVKKWNKWYSNQKEKYIINESL, encoded by the coding sequence ATGAAAGAAAATAATATTCAAGCTGAATATGTAAAGCGTATGCGTAGAAAAATATTAATAAAACAAAATAGAAATAAAAATATAATTAAATATCCTGATTTAGTAAATCGTAATTTTAATGATATTAAAGAAAGATTTTCAATTTTATTTACTGATGTAACTTATTTAATTTGAAATGGTAAAAAACATTATCAATCAACAATACTTGATGGATATACTAAAGAAATTATTGATGTAAAATGATCAAAATTTAATAATAACAAACTTGTACTTGATAATTTAAATGATGCAATTAATAAAATTAAAAAAATAAAAAAATATTTAAATAAAATAATAATTCATTCAGATCACAGATATCAATATACATCTAAAGATTACAATAGTAAATGTTTAGATAACAAAATTATAATTTCAATGGGTAAAAATTATCATTGTGCAGACAACATTATTATTGAAAGTTTTCATTCATTACTTAAAAAAGGAACAATCCATAATAAAAATTATAAATCTCATAATGAATATATTAATGATGTTAAAAAATGAAATAAATGATATTCAAACCAAAAAGAAAAATATATAATAAATGAAAGTTTGTAA
- the groL gene encoding chaperonin GroEL (60 kDa chaperone family; promotes refolding of misfolded polypeptides especially under stressful conditions; forms two stacked rings of heptamers to form a barrel-shaped 14mer; ends can be capped by GroES; misfolded proteins enter the barrel where they are refolded when GroES binds), with product MSKSIKFAEEARMMLINGINKLTDTVKVTLGPKGKYVLLEKTYGSPLITNDGVTISKEIELSNHFENMGAKLVTEVANKTNDVAGDGTTTAIVLTQAIVKEGLKNITAGANAVAVRNGIEKTVNKIVELLKQSANQIKSKAEIAQVASVSSKDPEIGDLIAEIMEKVGNDGVITIEESKTINTETSVTEGLQFDKGYLSQYMVTDSEKMLTEFDNPYILITDKKISNMKEILPILEKIVEEGRPLLIIADDVDGDVLPTLLLNKMRGAFNICVVKAPEFGDNRKKILEDIAVLVKGTFVSADLGMDFKTLTLADLGIAKKVIVSKDTTTIVEGKGTKAELEARKEFIRNQIKSESSSFEQEKLQKRLAKLAGGIGIIKVGAPTETEMREKKLRIEDALNSTKAAVEEGTVAGGGTALVQVGKKLGDLKLNDEEKIGLNIVLRAIEEPVRQIAANAGVEGSVIVNKLKEQPDNIGYNAATGVWEDMIKAGIVDPVKVTRYALQHAGSVSALLLTTEAIVVNNEEDSQPKTPSYPDLGM from the coding sequence ATGTCAAAATCAATTAAATTTGCTGAAGAAGCAAGAATGATGTTAATTAATGGAATTAATAAATTAACAGATACAGTGAAAGTTACTTTAGGACCAAAAGGAAAATATGTTTTATTAGAAAAAACTTATGGCTCACCATTAATTACTAATGATGGAGTGACAATTTCAAAAGAAATTGAATTAAGCAATCATTTTGAAAATATGGGGGCTAAATTAGTAACAGAAGTTGCCAATAAAACAAATGATGTTGCTGGGGACGGAACAACAACGGCGATTGTTTTAACGCAAGCAATTGTGAAAGAAGGCTTAAAAAATATTACGGCAGGGGCTAATGCAGTCGCAGTTCGAAATGGAATTGAAAAAACAGTTAATAAAATTGTTGAGTTATTAAAACAATCTGCTAACCAAATTAAATCAAAAGCAGAAATTGCTCAAGTAGCAAGTGTTAGTTCAAAAGACCCGGAAATTGGTGATTTAATTGCTGAAATTATGGAAAAGGTTGGGAATGATGGGGTTATTACCATTGAAGAATCAAAAACAATTAATACTGAAACAAGTGTAACTGAAGGATTACAATTTGATAAAGGATATTTATCACAATATATGGTAACGGATAGTGAAAAAATGTTAACAGAATTTGATAATCCTTATATTTTAATTACTGATAAAAAGATTAGTAATATGAAAGAAATTTTACCAATTTTAGAAAAAATTGTTGAAGAAGGACGCCCCTTATTAATTATTGCTGATGATGTTGATGGAGATGTTTTACCAACATTGTTATTAAACAAAATGCGTGGTGCTTTTAATATTTGTGTTGTTAAAGCGCCAGAATTTGGTGATAACCGTAAAAAAATATTAGAAGATATTGCTGTATTAGTAAAAGGAACATTTGTTAGCGCTGATTTAGGAATGGATTTCAAAACATTAACGCTAGCTGATTTAGGAATAGCAAAAAAAGTAATTGTTTCAAAAGATACAACAACAATTGTTGAAGGTAAAGGAACAAAAGCGGAATTAGAGGCAAGAAAAGAATTCATTCGAAACCAAATTAAAAGCGAATCATCATCATTTGAGCAAGAGAAATTACAAAAAAGATTAGCAAAACTTGCAGGGGGTATTGGAATTATTAAAGTTGGAGCTCCAACCGAAACCGAAATGAGAGAGAAAAAATTACGAATTGAAGATGCCTTAAATTCAACAAAAGCAGCAGTAGAAGAAGGAACTGTTGCTGGTGGTGGAACAGCCTTAGTACAGGTTGGGAAAAAATTAGGAGATTTAAAACTAAATGATGAAGAAAAAATAGGATTAAATATTGTGTTGCGGGCAATTGAAGAACCAGTTCGCCAAATTGCCGCTAATGCTGGTGTTGAAGGTTCAGTTATTGTTAATAAATTAAAAGAACAACCAGATAATATTGGGTACAATGCAGCAACAGGCGTATGAGAAGATATGATTAAGGCAGGTATTGTTGATCCCGTAAAAGTAACACGCTATGCTTTACAACATGCAGGGAGTGTTAGTGCCTTATTATTGACAACTGAAGCGATTGTTGTTAATAATGAAGAAGATAGTCAACCAAAAACACCAAGTTATCCTGATTTAGGAATGTAA
- a CDS encoding sodium-dependent transporter yields MSSKKQMTKFGFIVSSLGAAIGLGVIWGLPGYINKNGGFYFFLIYILAMLIVGVPLLIFEFNLGNLCRKSVINIFDKESVRFSRFMGWFQATLMIIIPIYYSVLVGYTIISIGIEFSPTLISNVDGNIFNHQILEQGGFGVTNNGGFQWIVFLAFLFVVLLVGIILLFGIKGIEKVNKFFMPLLFLIILILAIYILTVPGSHQGLATLFLPENLKKLQQSEAWSSVFFLAFFTTSLGMGMMLRFAGVGPHNQDNASKAYLLVIGILFLSITNFIFIFGASGAIVNNLVMDKSNILLFQQQIAAKFGNDSMVFVFNVLPETFHIINQNTAVGVGNFLGVLFFLALFIAGLSTTVGNVEVIVDAIETQYEISNQKVICGICSIIILVGLALVFESTYQVINSFQLLAAGLDLILVSLAQIIFFVWYAKKIHIIINYNNQVSWIKLRKLYQLMMHYLIPLILGVIIGFSIYDFIISCTKNMWYISVLAFVLGIFVPVLVASLNSYYGIKCEKGGVK; encoded by the coding sequence ATGAGTAGTAAGAAGCAAATGACAAAATTTGGATTTATTGTTTCATCGTTAGGAGCTGCAATTGGCTTAGGGGTAATTTGAGGGTTACCTGGTTATATTAATAAAAATGGGGGATTTTATTTTTTCTTAATTTATATTTTGGCAATGTTAATTGTTGGGGTGCCCTTATTAATTTTTGAATTTAATTTGGGGAATCTCTGTCGGAAAAGTGTTATTAATATTTTTGATAAGGAAAGTGTGCGCTTTAGCCGGTTTATGGGGTGATTTCAAGCGACATTAATGATTATTATTCCGATTTATTATTCAGTACTAGTTGGTTATACGATTATTTCAATTGGGATTGAGTTTAGTCCGACCTTAATTAGTAATGTTGATGGGAATATTTTTAATCATCAGATTTTAGAACAGGGTGGTTTTGGCGTCACAAATAATGGTGGTTTTCAATGAATTGTCTTTTTAGCTTTTCTATTTGTGGTCTTGTTAGTTGGAATTATTTTATTATTTGGAATTAAAGGAATTGAAAAAGTTAATAAGTTTTTTATGCCCTTATTATTTTTAATTATTTTAATTTTAGCAATTTATATTTTAACTGTTCCCGGTAGCCACCAAGGATTAGCAACATTATTTTTACCCGAAAATTTAAAAAAATTACAACAAAGTGAAGCCTGATCAAGTGTTTTTTTCCTAGCCTTTTTTACAACATCATTAGGGATGGGAATGATGTTGCGGTTTGCTGGTGTTGGACCGCATAACCAAGATAATGCTTCAAAAGCGTATTTATTGGTAATTGGAATTTTATTTTTATCGATTACTAATTTTATTTTTATTTTTGGCGCATCAGGAGCAATCGTTAATAATTTAGTTATGGATAAAAGTAATATTTTATTATTTCAACAACAAATTGCCGCAAAGTTCGGGAATGATTCAATGGTTTTTGTTTTTAATGTTTTACCCGAAACATTCCACATTATTAATCAGAATACTGCCGTCGGAGTTGGGAATTTCTTAGGGGTTTTATTCTTTCTCGCTTTATTTATTGCTGGATTAAGTACAACAGTCGGGAATGTCGAAGTTATTGTTGATGCGATTGAAACGCAATATGAAATTAGTAATCAAAAAGTAATTTGTGGAATTTGTTCAATAATTATTTTGGTTGGTTTAGCATTAGTTTTTGAAAGTACTTACCAAGTAATTAATTCATTCCAATTGTTAGCAGCAGGGTTAGATTTAATTTTAGTATCGTTAGCCCAAATTATTTTCTTTGTTTGATATGCCAAAAAAATTCATATTATTATAAATTACAATAATCAAGTGTCATGAATTAAATTACGAAAATTATATCAATTAATGATGCATTATTTAATTCCCTTGATTTTAGGGGTTATTATTGGCTTTTCAATTTATGATTTTATTATTAGTTGTACTAAAAATATGTGATATATTTCAGTCTTAGCGTTTGTTTTAGGAATTTTTGTACCAGTCTTAGTGGCAAGTCTAAATAGTTATTATGGAATAAAATGCGAAAAAGGCGGGGTAAAATAA
- a CDS encoding methylated-DNA--[protein]-cysteine S-methyltransferase: protein MGYPQAMRAVGTAIGNTAMTIIVPCHRVLGKNNALRGYRGWVRNESIVITIRKYLIIIFY, encoded by the coding sequence ATTGGATATCCGCAAGCAATGCGGGCAGTGGGGACAGCAATTGGGAATACTGCTATGACAATTATTGTTCCATGTCATCGTGTTTTAGGCAAAAATAATGCTTTACGTGGTTATCGTGGTTGGGTTAGAAATGAAAGCATCGTTATTACAATTAGAAAATATTTGATAATTATATTTTATTAG